AAATGGACGCCGGTGCGTCCGCCGGTGTTCTTTACGCGGGTGAGGATCTTGGGGTAGATCATCGCCGGTTCGCCGAAGTAGCGCTCGAAGAACGGCAGGAACGGCTGCTCTCGGTAGAACCCGGCGACGGCCGGCTGCTGGGAGTCGACGCTGGGGGCGCCGCGGCGCCCGGGATTGCTGCGCCCGGCGAGCGGCTCGTCGTCCGGCGCCAGCCAGCCGTCGTCGGCCATCCGAGCCAGCAGCGTGCGGCGCGTGGCCAGCACCGCCTCGCGGTCGGCAAACCCGCGCAGCAGCAGGTAACCGTCCCGCTGCAAGCCTGCCCGCAACGCCGGCACGGCGCCAGGGTCGCGTGGGTCTTCGGCGCAGGCGGCCAGCTCGCCCACGTACTCGCCCGGAAAGGGGAAGCTGCGCCCGCTCATCGACACTTGTCGCACGCCGCTACCGTAACCGATTCGACGAGTGCGTCGCCACGCCCGCGACCTCCGGTAGCGGTAGGAGGAATGACGCTTTACGTACACCGGAGGTCGCCTATGAGGGCTACCGCGTTATACTCTCTCGACGACAGGAGGTGACGATGGCATTCTACGAACTGCGCCACTACCGGGTGCTGCCGGGCAAGATGGACGAGTGGGTGCGCTGCATGGAAGAGACGATCATCCCGTTCCAGGTGGCGCGCGGCATGGTGATTGCGGGCAGCTTCCGCGGCGAGAGCGATGACCAGACCTACGTCTGGATGCGCCGCTTCGACTCGGAGGAGGAGCGCGAGAGGCTGTACGCGGCGGTGTACGAGTCGGACGAGTGGAAGAACGACATCTCGCCGCAGGTGGAGCAGTTGATCGAGCGCTCCACGATCGAGGTCACCCGGCTCGTGGCCACGCCCAAGTCGGTGCTGCAGTAGCGCGTGACGGCGGCGGCGGAGCCGGCTCGGCCGGCGGCAGCCAGGGCGCGCCCGGCCGCCGCGGAACTTGCCGGGCCGGTGCGCCTCGGCGGGCTGGAG
This portion of the Spirochaetaceae bacterium genome encodes:
- a CDS encoding NIPSNAP family protein, translating into MAFYELRHYRVLPGKMDEWVRCMEETIIPFQVARGMVIAGSFRGESDDQTYVWMRRFDSEEERERLYAAVYESDEWKNDISPQVEQLIERSTIEVTRLVATPKSVLQ